A DNA window from Mercenaria mercenaria strain notata unplaced genomic scaffold, MADL_Memer_1 contig_1753, whole genome shotgun sequence contains the following coding sequences:
- the LOC128551841 gene encoding uncharacterized protein LOC128551841 translates to MAEGGDLPSVKDGSDADFEITCTPCGEDSVREEAIKYCQECQEYLCAMCTKHHGRPKATRTHRLVDKNDAKQSSFVVKTKCHYHPDRDIEMYCEAHDMVYCTMCIATEHRSCAGVNNIEDKLEPCVNQTEIHQVLDETKNALETIKAVVVKQQKNIVSLKEQRNVIQDKLEDVKTSLIEHILKLKMETSYFIDETYAKTKEELEFEINVSTNMIKNLEKTLEQMQLVHNLDARQQFIQMKLVKITLTDTNTLHSNSELNGTKSICFTENTDLVTSVMTANAFGQVKPSKSKQYKMKSKKEFNVKLGTDKNICFISDVCQHQDGTIMLTDHNNSNVKRLESDYKLKDTCDLAASPRGICFISQNEVAVKMSNNTIQFIDVSNTLSKTRCVDIVHGSQLGLTFCMGELWTSSIGGIVNVYSTTGNLVKSIDKNRKVKPLFKSVTQHLAASGDSVIVTYSSDGAVCFNKDGTIRRELRSSGLKDTRGVCVLDDGIVLLSGCNSNNIVMFSSDGKCLGELVAKDAGLKEPINLCYDVNKHSIIVTCRNCDTISVVELRE, encoded by the exons ATGGCGGAAGGAGGTGATTTACCGTCTGTAAAAGATGGTTCAGATGCGGATTTCGAGATAACGTGTACACCTTGTGGAGAAGACAGTGTAAGAGAAGAGGCCATCAAGTATTGTCAAGAATGTCAAGAATATTTATGTGCAATGTGCACCAAGCATCATGGTCGGCCAAAAGCTACAAGAACACATAGACTTGTCGATAAAAATGATGCCAAACAGAGCTCATTTGTTGTTAAGACAAAATGCCATTATCATCCGGACCGAGACATTGAAATGTATTGCGAAGCACATGACATGGTATATTGTACTATGTGCATAGCCACAGAACATAG aTCATGTGCTGGCGTTAACAACATAGAGGACAAGTTGGAACCGTGTGTTAATCAAACTGAGATTCATCAAGTGCTAGATGAAACCAAGAACGCACTAGAAACCATTAAAGCTGTGGTCGTAAAGCAACAGAAGAATATTGTTTCTCTCAAAGAGCAAAGAAACGTCATACAGGACAAGCTGGAAGACGTTAAGACAAGCTTGATAGAACATATCCTTAAACTGAAGATGGAGACGTCATACTTTATAGACGAAACATATGCCAAGACGAAAGAAGAACTTGAGTTTGAAATTAATGTATCAACTAACATGATAAAAAACTTGGAGAAAACGTTAGAGCAAATGCAATTAGTTCATAATTTGGACGCAAGACAACAGTTCATTCAGATGAAACTGGTGAAGATAACTTTAACAGATACTAACACGTTACATTCCAACAGTGAATTAAATGGAACAAAATCAATTTGTTTCACAGAAAACACAGATTTAGTAACCTCCGTAATGACGGCAAATGCTTTTGGACAGGTAAAACCATCGAAGTCAAAGCAGTACAAAATGAAGTCGAAGAAAGAGTTCAATGTAAAACTGGgaactgacaaaaatatatgtttcatttccGATGTCTGTCAACATCAGGATGGTACAATCATGCTGACTGACCATAATAATAGTAATGTTAAGAGACTAGAGAGTGACTACAAGCTGAAGGACACATGTGACCTAGCCGCAAGTCCAAGGGGCATATGTTTCATTAGTCAGAATGAAGTAGCTGTCAAAATGAGCAACAACACCATCCAGTTCATAGACGTTAGTAATACCTTGTCTAAAACGAGATGTGTAGATATAGTTCATGGGAGCCAGCTTGGACTTACATTTTGTATGGGAGAGCTGTGGACATCTAGCATCGGTGGTATTGTTAACGTGTACAGTACTACAGGAAACCTTGTTAAGTCTATTGACAAGAATAGGAAAGTTAAGCCCTTATTTAAATCAGTCACTCAACATTTGGCTGCCAGTGGCGATAGCGTTATCGTGACATATAGCAGTGATGGTGCTGTCTGTTTTAACAAGGATGGTACGATAAGGAGGGAACTACGTAGTAGTGGATTGAAAGATACCCGAGGTGTCTGTGTATTAGACGATGGAATCGTATTACTCAGTGGATGTAACTCCAACAATATCGTGATGTTCAGCAGCGATGGAAAATGTCTTGGAGAGTTGGTGGCCAAAGATGCTGGATTGAAAGAACCTATCAATCTGTGTTATGATGTTAATAAGCATAGTATAATTGTAACATGCCGAAACTGTGACACGATAAGTGTTGTTGAACTTagagaataa